Proteins encoded by one window of Bacillus sp. DTU_2020_1000418_1_SI_GHA_SEK_038:
- a CDS encoding acyl-CoA carboxylase subunit beta, which produces MADIYEKINELYDRRREIELGGGDERIAKQHEKGKLTARERIDLLVDPGTFVELNPFIEHRCTDFGLDEQKGPGDGVVTGYGKVNGRPIFLFSQDFTVFGGALGEMHAKKIANVMDLAAKNGAPFVGLNDSGGARIQEGVVSLDGYGHIFYRNSIYSGVIPQISVIMGPCAGGAVYSPAITDFVFMVENTSQMFITGPKVIETVTGEKISSEDLGGASVHNTISGNAHFKGKSEVEVIEQVRHLLSYLPQNYEEKPPMLEADKDDDYRPDLTDVIPFDAVRPYDVRKVIEQVVDNASFMEVHQDFAKNIVVGLARIKGEVVGLVCNQPKFMAGGLDIDSSDKAARFIRFCDSFNIPIITFEDVTGFFPGVKQEHGGIIRHGAKILYAYSEATVPKLTVILRKAFGGAYVALNSKAIGADLVFAWPNAEVAVMGPQGAANIIFAREIQNSEDPEATRAQKIEEYREKFANPYVAASRGMVDDVIDPRETRIKLIQALEMLRNKQESRPKKKHGNIPL; this is translated from the coding sequence ATGGCAGACATCTATGAAAAGATTAATGAATTATATGACCGCCGAAGAGAAATTGAACTTGGCGGGGGAGATGAAAGAATTGCAAAGCAGCATGAAAAAGGGAAGCTCACAGCAAGAGAGCGAATTGATTTACTAGTGGACCCAGGGACTTTTGTCGAGCTAAATCCGTTTATTGAGCATCGCTGTACGGATTTTGGGCTAGATGAACAGAAGGGCCCTGGAGATGGGGTTGTAACTGGGTATGGAAAAGTAAATGGCAGACCAATTTTTCTATTTTCCCAGGATTTCACGGTTTTCGGCGGGGCACTTGGTGAAATGCATGCGAAGAAAATCGCCAATGTGATGGATTTAGCAGCAAAAAATGGGGCACCATTTGTCGGTCTGAATGATTCCGGTGGTGCGCGAATTCAAGAAGGTGTTGTGTCTTTAGATGGCTATGGACATATTTTTTACAGAAATTCGATTTATTCTGGTGTGATTCCTCAAATCTCCGTCATTATGGGACCGTGCGCAGGCGGGGCAGTTTATTCGCCAGCGATCACAGATTTTGTGTTTATGGTCGAAAATACGAGCCAAATGTTTATTACGGGACCTAAGGTAATTGAGACGGTTACAGGAGAAAAGATTTCTTCAGAGGATTTAGGCGGAGCAAGCGTACATAATACAATTAGCGGCAATGCGCATTTTAAAGGCAAGTCAGAGGTGGAAGTCATTGAACAAGTTCGCCATTTATTAAGTTATTTGCCGCAAAATTATGAAGAAAAACCGCCAATGCTTGAGGCTGATAAAGATGATGATTATCGTCCGGATTTAACAGATGTTATCCCGTTTGATGCTGTACGTCCTTATGATGTGCGCAAGGTTATTGAGCAGGTGGTTGATAATGCATCTTTTATGGAGGTTCATCAGGACTTTGCAAAGAATATTGTCGTTGGCTTAGCGCGAATTAAGGGTGAAGTCGTTGGACTTGTATGCAACCAGCCAAAATTCATGGCAGGCGGTCTTGACATCGATTCTTCTGATAAGGCGGCGAGATTTATTCGTTTCTGTGATTCCTTTAATATTCCAATTATCACCTTTGAGGATGTAACAGGCTTTTTCCCTGGTGTAAAACAGGAGCATGGGGGAATCATTCGCCACGGTGCTAAGATTTTATATGCTTATTCTGAAGCAACCGTTCCGAAGCTAACGGTGATTTTGCGAAAGGCGTTTGGCGGGGCCTATGTGGCTTTAAATAGTAAAGCGATTGGTGCTGATCTGGTTTTCGCTTGGCCGAATGCAGAGGTTGCCGTAATGGGGCCCCAGGGGGCTGCCAATATTATTTTTGCCCGAGAAATTCAAAACAGTGAAGATCCTGAAGCGACTAGGGCGCAAAAAATTGAAGAATATCGTGAAAAGTTTGCTAATCCATATGTTGCTGCTAGCCGAGGAATGGTGGATGATGTCATTGACCCTCGTGAAACAAGAATCAAACTTATTCAAGCTCTTGAGATGCTGCGGAATAAGCAAGAATCCAGACCGAAGAAGAAACACGGGAATATTCCGCTTTAA
- the mce gene encoding methylmalonyl-CoA epimerase, producing MIKKVDHIGIAVRSLEEALPFYTDILKLPLLGIEEVESEKLKVAFLKAGDTKLELLEPTSSESAVAKFIEHRGEGLHHVALGVDSIQDRINEMKEKGISMLNDAPKMGAGGAQIAFMHPKSTGKVLYEFCERKG from the coding sequence ATGATTAAAAAAGTCGATCATATCGGGATAGCAGTCCGCTCACTCGAGGAGGCACTGCCTTTTTATACGGATATTCTAAAGCTCCCTTTGCTTGGCATTGAAGAGGTAGAAAGTGAAAAGCTTAAAGTTGCTTTCCTGAAAGCAGGGGATACGAAGCTTGAATTATTAGAGCCGACTAGTTCTGAAAGCGCTGTCGCAAAATTTATTGAGCATCGTGGTGAAGGTCTTCATCATGTAGCATTAGGTGTGGATTCAATCCAGGATCGGATTAATGAAATGAAGGAAAAAGGAATTTCCATGCTAAATGACGCTCCAAAAATGGGTGCAGGTGGAGCACAGATTGCATTTATGCATCCGAAATCTACGGGAAAAGTGCTTTATGAATTTTGCGAAAGGAAAGGATGA